GTCTGTCAACCGGATCTGAAAGATGCAGCAGGTCCTGTTGCAGTGAAGCTCGTATATTACGGTTAATCTCCCTTAGTAAATTGAGCAGTAAATCCTGTTTGTTTTTAAAATAATAATGTATCAACCCGGTTGACATCCCCGCTTCCTGTGCAATATCCTTAATTGTGAAGTTATAATATCCTTTTTTGCTCACTACATTGTATGTGGCTGAAGTAAGCTGAGCACGTCGTATGTCAAAAATATCTGAGCGTTCCTTAACTTTCATTTTTTATCCTCACGCATATGATTGAACGTCCAATCAAATTATTTTAATACATCCACCTTTTTATTGTATTAATGAATTATAATCATGTATGCTAATTGATTCTTTGATGCTCTGTTCCTGCAATCGTGTTGTTCCACCCATTAATATTCCTTTTGAATGTACTGTGTAGATCTCAGGAATATCAAATAGCAACAGGCTGATATCATCATACTCTTTATGTTCCAGTTTAACGACTTTATCAACTATATGTGTAATCATTTCCATGAATGAAACAGTAATTAAATTTTCAATCTGAAGACCACAATGTTTTATAACATCATTGAAACCATCGCTGTATATCACAACGCGTGATTGTCCATACAAATTCACACTTTCAACCTTTTGAAGAGTTTTACTTCTTCCTGCAAAATTCATATTCACTTTTGTGCTATACTGCTCTCTTTTGGTATGCCTGTCATAAATTTTCAATGAGCTATCGCCCCCATGCGCAATAAATGCCTGTGTTGTATTTTCCTGTTCCTTCAGTGCTATCAGACTCAACGTCGATTTCATATGATATTCCTGCCTGGCATAGATGCCATTCAAATAGTGTGACCACTCTTCATTACATTGAGGAATCGTATGTAAACCATCAACAACATTAGAAAGCAATACTCGTGATGCGTGAGGGAAGCGCTCAGTTGCATCGGCAATTGCAAACACCCTATGTTCTAAGTCTACTAGCAAACTATCGCCATTACCATATCCACTGCGCACTTTATCAGTGCCGGTGATAAGCAGCATGGCAAAAGTGCCCTCTGCTATCACCGCCCTCACATCACTGTGTAATTCAATAATACTCATACACTAATCAATAACTCTGAAATAAAGTATATCTTTTATTGTGCCTTTCTTTTCTTCTGAAAAGACTGGCTCCACCCGTGCGCCTATCTTTATTTTTGATTCGTCATGAACATCAATGTAGTGCTGGAATAATGTATCCGCTCCATCAAGTTTGATAAATCCGTATCCATATGGTATTGGTTTCTGAGTACCGGTTTCAGGGTCAATAAAAGCAAATCGTAAAATGGTAAACGTACCTATTGTTCCTTTTGGACCAACTTCAACAAATTCTTTCATCTCCACATAACAGTCTCCACACACCCTGCGCGGTGGAACATATACCTTTTTACATTTTGGGCACCGCACACCTAAAAATTTTCTGTTATTCTTGAGTTCATAAAAAAACTTACTGCCATACATGCCTACAGAATAGTTGAAAGGTTGTACTGCTTTACCCGATTCGATAATTATGTACTCTATATTTTCCATTGTTTCCTCCTACAGATTGGGTTTTTTCCTGCCATGCAGAATCATATCTGTCCACATACAGCCACCAAAACCGGTGCTCACTGCAAAGTTTACATCGGGCACCTGCCTGCCTTCAGCTTTACCCATAACCTGTAAGGCAGCCTCTGCACAGCGTATTAAGCCGGTGGCACCTATAGGATTGCATGCAATTACTCCACCTGAAGGATTTATGGGAAGTTCCCCTCCCATATCGGTTGCCCCGCTCCATATATATTCAGCACCTTTACCGCGTGGGACTATTCCCATATCTTCTATCCAGATTATGCCAGCGAATGAATACGGCTGATACATTTCTATTACATCAATTTGCTTGCGTGGTTCAGTAATACCACACTTTTTAAAAAGCTCTCTAGACGCCTCTGCCATACTGTCAAGCTCACCCCAGTTGACATCACCTAAATACGTATATTTATGACGATTAGCTGTTGCCCATATCCAGTCGGGAGTTGATGTTATTTTTTCTGCATACTCTTCGCTTGCCATGATCACTGCACATGCTCCATCTGTGCGAGGGCATACATCAAGGAGATGAATTGGATCTGCCAGCATTGGTGAAGCCAGCACCTCTTCCAGAGTAACTTCTTTGCGCAGCTGAGCATATGGATTGTTGCACGCATGTTTACGGTCACGCACCGATACTCGTGCACCATCTCTGTCGGTAGCACCATATTTTGCCATATATGCTTGCGCTTCTGCAGCAAGTCCGGAGATAGCTCCTGCAAACACAAGTCTGTCCCATACTGGGTCAAATGCGGTAGTGATAGCACCTGTAGTGTCGGATTCAGAGTTCTTTTCCCAACCTATGATTAATACTTTGTCAAACATCCCCGAGGCAACAAAATGATAACCACCTATTGCAAGAGTACTGCCCGTTGTGCCCCCAGTGGTAAGCTTAATAACAGGTTTTTGATAGCCCCCCGAGCCATCTATACTCCAACAATCAACATAGTTAATGCCTTCAAAGTGGTCCATATTGCCAATTATTATGGCATCGATATTCTTTATTGAAAGATCAGCATCTTCTAAGGCACGGGTAACCGCTTCATGAATTAACTCCCTCCCGTTAACATCAGGCCTATGGCTTTTGTGGTATGTTTGGCCTGTACCAACTATTGCAACTCTTCGTTTTGACATAACCTCCTCCTATCGCTCTATATCAAGAACCCATACGCAATGAGACTGACCGCATAGTCCATTGACTCCATGGGCAATACCACGTTTTGCAGCAACCTGCCTTTTATCTGCCTGGCCGCGAAGCTGCAAAACAACTTCAGCAATACGGTACAATCCTGCCGCAATTACTGGATGTCCGCTTAACAACCCTCCAGAAGGATTGACTGGCAGTTTGCCATCTTTGTCAAATACGCCTTTTTCAAGCATAGTACCTGCTTTGCCGTATTCTGCTAATCCCAGTCCCTCAATCCACATCAGTTCCTGATATGTGAACGCATCATATACTTCTGCCACATTAATTTCTTTTGATGGATTTTTAATTCCTGCCATTGCGTACGCTTTTTTTGCTGCATTTTCCAATGCTATAGCTTTTGATAGATCCCTGTCACCCATAAAGTATGCATCACTACAAAATGCCACACCCTTAATCCATACTGGTGTGGCTTTAATCTTTTTCACAAAATCCGCAGTAGCTATGATGATTGCACAACATCCATCCGAAACAGGCGAGCAATCCAGTTTATGCAGTGGGTCAGCAATCATTTCCGAATTTAATACATCATTAACTGATATGTCCATTGGCAGCTGTGCATACGGATTATCTTTAGCATTTTTATGATTTTTACACGATACTAGTGCTAATTGTTCCGGGGTAGTGCCTGTAGTATGCATATATGCTCTTGCTTGCATTGCACATGCTGATATCATGTCCATTCCAAGGCCACGCTCATATATTGGGTCAAATATTGCATTGGTTATAAGACTTGAAACGCTTTCAGAACCCTTACTATGACCGGTTACCAGTGTTGTTTTATAATCACCTGACAGAGTACGTGCTAATGCATACGCTGCACCAAATGTTCCATCACCTTCAACAGCAGAACAATTTTTATTCCTCACTCCGCTTGCATCTCCTACAGCCATACATGATATGGTTCTTCCATCCCAGAAATCACTTGAAGTTGTAATCACATTATCGATATCCTCAATAGAAATGCCCGCATCCTGTAAGGCTTTATTGACAGCTTCCCAAGCCATGTCAGCATACGTTGCATCTACTTTCTTTTTTTCAATGGGTGTCATCCCAATACCAATTATTGCCGCTTCCATACAAACCTCCTATTTTACTGGCCTGAAATGCAAAATTGCTTCAATTGATGCTTTTTTTTCTTCAGCAAAGACTGCTTCAACTTCCATACCAATTTTAATGTTTTTTGGATCTGTATCCCCAATATAATGAAGCATTGCATTGTCAGCACCATCAAGCTGTATAAGACCAAATGCTACAGGGACATTTTTTTTCAAAGCTGCTAGCTGTCTATATACTACTGTATAGGTAACAACCTTCCCTTTTGGTCCCACTTCTTTCCACTCTTTTGTGTCAATATAACAGTATGGGCAAGTTTTCTTTGGCGGGCAAAATACCTTACCACACTGTGGACATTGGTTGCCCAGTATTTTATGCTCATCACGTAATGCTATAAAAAACTTTGATGCAGTTTCACCAGCCCACCACTGATAGGGAACACCTATCTGGCTTTTATAGACCTGTGGTTCAATTCCCTTGAATATATCTTCCATAAACTATCTCCTTATCTTCCAATAATATACCTGTGTGGATCAACTTCTTCGCGCAGTATCCTAAGCTCCTCATCTGTAGGTGGTTTGGTATCCTCTATTTTCTTTGCCCACTTAAGCTCAAAACCACAGTTGTCCTGCACATCCTTTCTGCTATATCCCGGATTTATTGAAAGCACTGTCATCCACTTTGTCTCTTCATCAAACCCCATTACTGCCATATTGGTGATAATTCTGTATGGTCCTGTGCCCTCAGGCAAACCCGCCTCATAACGACTTCGTCCACCTTTGAGATACCCTGGTGAGGTAATGAAATCTAATTTTTCAGTAAACCTGCGCGCATCCTGCACCGTCATCATCATTGTACGCCAGCACAGCGATGCTAAATCATTTGCACCACCTGAGCCTGGAAACCTTACCTTTGGTTTCTGGTAATCATCGCCAATCATCGTTGAGTTGATGTTACCATACATGTCTATCTGTGCTCCACCAAGGAATGTATAATCCACCATACCCCGCTGACAGGTTTCCATAACTTCGGGCATTGAGCTTGCCATTA
This region of Spirochaetota bacterium genomic DNA includes:
- a CDS encoding SpoIIE family protein phosphatase, translating into MSIIELHSDVRAVIAEGTFAMLLITGTDKVRSGYGNGDSLLVDLEHRVFAIADATERFPHASRVLLSNVVDGLHTIPQCNEEWSHYLNGIYARQEYHMKSTLSLIALKEQENTTQAFIAHGGDSSLKIYDRHTKREQYSTKVNMNFAGRSKTLQKVESVNLYGQSRVVIYSDGFNDVIKHCGLQIENLITVSFMEMITHIVDKVVKLEHKEYDDISLLLFDIPEIYTVHSKGILMGGTTRLQEQSIKESISIHDYNSLIQ
- a CDS encoding Zn-ribbon domain-containing OB-fold protein — translated: MENIEYIIIESGKAVQPFNYSVGMYGSKFFYELKNNRKFLGVRCPKCKKVYVPPRRVCGDCYVEMKEFVEVGPKGTIGTFTILRFAFIDPETGTQKPIPYGYGFIKLDGADTLFQHYIDVHDESKIKIGARVEPVFSEEKKGTIKDILYFRVID
- a CDS encoding thiolase family protein, which gives rise to MSKRRVAIVGTGQTYHKSHRPDVNGRELIHEAVTRALEDADLSIKNIDAIIIGNMDHFEGINYVDCWSIDGSGGYQKPVIKLTTGGTTGSTLAIGGYHFVASGMFDKVLIIGWEKNSESDTTGAITTAFDPVWDRLVFAGAISGLAAEAQAYMAKYGATDRDGARVSVRDRKHACNNPYAQLRKEVTLEEVLASPMLADPIHLLDVCPRTDGACAVIMASEEYAEKITSTPDWIWATANRHKYTYLGDVNWGELDSMAEASRELFKKCGITEPRKQIDVIEMYQPYSFAGIIWIEDMGIVPRGKGAEYIWSGATDMGGELPINPSGGVIACNPIGATGLIRCAEAALQVMGKAEGRQVPDVNFAVSTGFGGCMWTDMILHGRKKPNL
- a CDS encoding thiolase family protein; this encodes MEAAIIGIGMTPIEKKKVDATYADMAWEAVNKALQDAGISIEDIDNVITTSSDFWDGRTISCMAVGDASGVRNKNCSAVEGDGTFGAAYALARTLSGDYKTTLVTGHSKGSESVSSLITNAIFDPIYERGLGMDMISACAMQARAYMHTTGTTPEQLALVSCKNHKNAKDNPYAQLPMDISVNDVLNSEMIADPLHKLDCSPVSDGCCAIIIATADFVKKIKATPVWIKGVAFCSDAYFMGDRDLSKAIALENAAKKAYAMAGIKNPSKEINVAEVYDAFTYQELMWIEGLGLAEYGKAGTMLEKGVFDKDGKLPVNPSGGLLSGHPVIAAGLYRIAEVVLQLRGQADKRQVAAKRGIAHGVNGLCGQSHCVWVLDIER
- a CDS encoding Zn-ribbon domain-containing OB-fold protein — encoded protein: MEDIFKGIEPQVYKSQIGVPYQWWAGETASKFFIALRDEHKILGNQCPQCGKVFCPPKKTCPYCYIDTKEWKEVGPKGKVVTYTVVYRQLAALKKNVPVAFGLIQLDGADNAMLHYIGDTDPKNIKIGMEVEAVFAEEKKASIEAILHFRPVK
- a CDS encoding 3-oxoacid CoA-transferase, with protein sequence MEYNPMELMICVAARNLEDGATVVVGTGAPCAAAMLAQKLYSPNLCIMFEAGGVAPILPTMPISVGDSRTFHKAIMASSMPEVMETCQRGMVDYTFLGGAQIDMYGNINSTMIGDDYQKPKVRFPGSGGANDLASLCWRTMMMTVQDARRFTEKLDFITSPGYLKGGRSRYEAGLPEGTGPYRIITNMAVMGFDEETKWMTVLSINPGYSRKDVQDNCGFELKWAKKIEDTKPPTDEELRILREEVDPHRYIIGR